The Meles meles chromosome 6, mMelMel3.1 paternal haplotype, whole genome shotgun sequence DNA segment aaagatacccaaatggccaataaatacatgtaaagaCATTCCGCATTAGTCattcaggaaatgaaaataaaaaccacaatgaggtatgaATTCACTCTTACTGAGATGGTTACAATCAAAAAGATGGACAATGACAAGCACTGGTGAAGAGGTGAAGGAATCACAACCCTCAGCTAccgctggtgggaatataaaacgGTACAGCAGCTTTGGAGTACAGTTTGGCAAATTCCCCATAAAGTTAAACATGGAGTtcccatacaacccagcaattctattctaggtatatacccaagagatcTGGAAACAAAGTCACACAAAAATTCTTACACGAATATTCACAGCAGTATTCTTCATTATtgccaaaaagtgaaaaatgactGAAGTGCCCAATCACTGACGAATGGATGGATAAGGTATAGTatcaaagaaatattaaaactGTACTTTTCTTATAAAACTACAAAAAGGAGCCAGATACAGGAAGCCACACAGTGTGTGATTCCACTTCTGTGAAGCATTCAGAACAGGCAATccacagacagaggaagagactgGTGGCTGCCAagggccagggagaggcagggataggaaatgactgctaatgggtatggggtttctttctggggtggtAAAAAATGTTTAGAACTAAAGTGGTAATGCTTGtgcaactctgtgaatatattaaaaaccactgaactgtacattttaatagggtgaattttatgaattttgtaaaaagaagtgattctttgccaccccccccccaaaaagcctTTACATTTAGGAGACACAAAATCTTTAAGCctcaaaaaaaattctagttttaaACTACACAACAGCTTGAACTAAAACCAGATTCCTTAaggcataaaatatttttaaaatttatccatCTCCAGCACTATGCCAAATTAAAGTTAGCAGATCTGAATTACTAATCCCACCACTTCCTTTTCCTTACAGTTCTAACACTTAGCCTTAATCCCCCAAATTACGAGCTATTTGCTTTTGACTAAAATTCACATAATCAGAAAACTTCATCACTGAGAATTCAATCAAAGCAAAGATAACAGAAACAAGTGGGACTAGCTAAATTTAGCATCCTTAATTCATAAACTAGATCATGTCTTGCCTTTTACGGGCCACATATATAAAAGGTGATAAAATGGATCAAATACAATTCTTTTCCTCTACACATGCAAACTCTAGGCATACAGAGTCAGCTTATATAAAGATGTAATTAATGTTAACAGGtaaaggaaggaacagaaaaggggaaatataaataaattctatttaaCTGAGTGCATTTCTACTTACTGGACAGATCTACCTTGTTATACTTTAGTTTGGACTATTTGCCAAATGTGAATGGTTGGAGAAAGTTCACCAAAGTCagaactgacatttttaaaaagaaatgtacaaataGCTAAGATATTTGCCTGAGGTAATGCCCAATTACAAAGCTCTATTATTTACAGATGGAAAGGATCTTTATCAGAAaagcctgtttttgtttttggttttttagagGGAGAATCCAATGCCAGGTAGATTAAATGATCTGAACACTGAGAGTACCTGAGCCCAGGGAGTCATCAGAAGTGTTTCCCCACATCAAAATCAGTATCTGCATCACACATTAGCCCAGAGACAGTGCCCAGCTAATGAGACCTCCTCAGAGGATAAAGAGCTAGGAATGTATTTACcgattttttctttctgatgtataaaatatgaatatccTCGCTTCGATATTCTTCATCATGTTtctccaaaggaattttttcaaAGTCAAAGTCTAGCTGGAGGAGCTATAAATTTAAAAGAGATATACTGTAAATTCCGTAACATGAAGTTTCCTGTGGTGACAGAAGTCAGAATGACCGTTAACTTTGGAGGAGTCCCGACTAGAAAAGGGCACATGGGTGCATTCCGAGATCCTGAAAGTGTTCTCTATCTTGATGTAGTGGAGGTTGCCTGGGTGTATACACATGTAAAACTGAGTTGAGAACTTGATACATATGCAGTTTTATATGTGCTGGCACAAGTTAAACTGTTTAACAATATAGAATTTTCAATTATAGTCTCAAAAGTTAACATTCTTTACTttcaagaaaaacatgaaaataaaaacaattttggcACGTATGTGAGGCAGAGTCATGTATTTGCACTCTTATTTAAGCAAAGTAGTCCTTTCAGTGGATAAATTGCAGGGCTGTGGAGATGTACCCTCAAGAGGAGTCACTTGTAATGTGATGGATTTTTGCCCATCAAAAGGGTTTGGATGACCACTGGGGGAAGATGGGTAGAAGATACATGGGGCTCTATGTACGACTTTTGCAACTTCCTATaaatctttatttcaaaataaaaagtgaaaaacaaaaacaaaaaacacccccaAAAGTAGATAGGACCCTTGGTTGAAAGCTTataaaatgtagagaaaaatgtagagaaatgtaaatgtaaaaataaaaatgtagagaaaaacaCAGAGGTATAAACATAACACATATGTTTCTCTGATGTACTTTCCAAAAGTACTACATACATCATTAATACATTCCAAAAGCCAGCATCATGTTTAATAAAGAAGCATGGAAAACTTTCCcagaaaagacaaggatgtcacCATTATTATTTTAGGTTGTTTTGTAGATACTAGATCGactaattagaaaagaaaaagtaacaaagGATTAGAAAAGATGCAAAAGGTTGGGGGAGAAGCTTAGTAGAATGGTGGGCAATGAAGGATACTCTTCTTGGATTCATACAAGTGGAATGTGTTCCCCACTCAAAATTACCTTAATATACTTGAACATACAGTCACATAAAGCCTTGCTGAAGTCATGTAAAGCACTACAAAAACAGATCTAGTACttacctcaaaatattttttctcgaTTTCTGGATTTTTTCCCATTGTTCGTTGTTCATAACAACATATAATACAAGTCTCAAATCCACTAAGATCTTTTAGAGTTTTCAACAACGGCTCCAAAGACTGTTCAAAACAGAATATCACTTTTacgtatgatttttaaaaattttaatttttactataaaatgggaatgggGAAGTAGAGAGTAACTATAACTCCCCACCAATTTATCCATCTTTGAGTCAATCAACAAAGTACAAGTGGTTGAAGCTCTGTAACTAATGATTGGTAAACTCCTCTTCACTAATCAACCACTGTATTGATTTCAGTTTCCAAAAGACTCAAATGACTGTATTTTGGAGTTCCcatgagaaaacaaatgaaatgacctcatccttaaaaaattaattttaatctattttaagttGGGATTTACCCACAAAAGTGAGTCTGACCCTAACTTGAGTTTAAGTTAATTCaatgtttgttattttaaaaacgCAATGCCCACAAATTATACAaactgccatttaaaaaaataccattctgggggcacctgagtggctcagtgggttaaagcctctgccttcggctcaggtcatgatctcagggtcctgggatccagcctcaaatcccgctctctgctcagcaaggagtctgcttcccctctcttgtctcagcctgcctctctgcctacttgacaCTTTACTCACTGAATACTCACCTCTTCATAGTATATGCAGTCGGCCATCAGTATATAGTCTGGCGGAGAAGGAAAGTCTTCTATTTCTTCCCCCCTTAAAAATATCAACCAAAATATTTAACTGTTgctttaataatttaaaacactGTTTTATAAACAAGTTCTGGAAAGTCCCCTTCGTATTAACTATGGTTTTAGTGAAACGCAATTTAAAGCAAAATAGAATCGTTATTTTAAAACAAGCTGAAAGGCCATACAAACCATTTCAGTACCTTGGCTTGAACAGAACCAGTGACAAGATGCTTGTTCATATTAATATTCATCTTCAGCAAGTCCTGCAATTCCTCAAGATCTGTGACCACAACATCAGCCCTATAAAATAAAGTAGATTGAAGTGTAGGCACAAGCGTGGTAAACCAGTAATCCGGATTTCACGAACAAAACAGCCCCCCGCCTCCTGCCAGCTCTTACCCGAGGGTAGCAGCCATAAGCCCTACGGCCCCAGTGCCGGAGCCCAGCTCCAGCACGGACCGCCGGCTCAGAGCGTGGGCCCCATCCCCGGAAAACCCAGGTGTTTCTAGGTACTTAGAAAGGACAATGGCAGCGTCCCAAACAACGCAGCCCACGCCGCCGGAGCCATACTGCTGCAGTCGTAACACCGTGCCATCTCGCTTTTCCAAAACTCGAACAAAGTTCCGCAGAGAGTCTTCTGCGGACTCTAGAGTAGCCGCCATCGCTGCCCGGCAACAAGCTGTGGCGCGTGCACTGACGTCACAGCCACATACACCGCCCCAAGGTCGGCCTGAAGAGGGCCCGGCGCCTCCTAGTGGCGAAGTTGACACCATTGCGCGTGCGCAAAAGTACAAAGCCGAGAGGGCAGCATTACCTGGGCGTGGTCGAGCACCAGGCCACCGGCTTCTCGGTGTTGGACAGGCTCACTCCTCTAAATTATAAGCCTGGCTTTACAAACGGGCAGTTTAATTCACTCTTCCAGACAAAACTAATATTGTCACCTCTAAACAAGGGAAAACTCAAGAGTGTTTTTATCTGGAGACCAATTTCACTTGGTAGTTACTGGCCTTATTAAATCCAGGCAGCTTCCAAGGTCCTACCAGGGAGGCTATAACCCTTTTATCAAGGGTTTCCTACCATGCTCCTAATTTATCTGAATGCATAGAAATGGTTGCTGTAAGCTTGCTGATTGCATTTTAACAGTTAAGACAAAGTTATCCTAATAAAATTTATATCACTTAAATTCCTTGGGATTATGTAGATTAcacaaatgttgaaaaaaatgtgGATGTATGTATTTACATTTGAAATCAACAATATCTCCACTTGTTTCTTATAATGAAAACACGgatttaaaagtcttttaaaaattaagactggGGTGATTTATTAATCTTGTTAAGAACTCTGATACAAAGCACAGTAAAAGGCCACAGACCAGTAAATAAACAACGTGGCTTCTGGCTACTTTACAACTGCTGCTACAGCACTATCAGCAAAACACGCTTTTTCATCACTTCGAACCCAGGAGTCCAAATGGCAAATAAAACTTTTACTCACTTCTCtgaataaaaagtttaataaagCTTTAAGTATGTTTGTTTGCTGATTTCAATGTTaccaatctaaaaaaaatttttttttaaaaattttagttaacatgAGATTTATAGAGAAAGTTGCTAGGTTTTGAGGGCAAGGCTGTTGGTTCCTATGCCATAAGAAAGTTTCCTCTGAATTTCTGAATTAGTAAAGTAGCAGATTGTAGTATAGGCCTTGAGTCACTTAAATTTACATAGGttattagcattatttttaaatatacattataaacAAAACTGTACATACATGGCATATTAATTAACTTTGTTTTCCAAAACAACAGGCAACTCATTAGCTAAAGACACCATAGTCTGCAAAAACAAAAGGCACATCTGAATGAGATACATGCCCTTTTTCCCTCTATGATTGGGTTAGGTAGTCTGTATACATTTTGACAAAATAATAAACACTTACAGTGCAttctattattttcattctattttccatttttgtcttcAGCAGCAAATTCTGGCATTTAAGACATGGCATTAAAGAGTTTAAGAACAGTGGGTGTTTTTCACAATTCTCCTAAATGTAAAAACTAGAAGTAAAAACTAGAAGATGgtcaaagagttttaaaaatcagtaataccATACACCCCCTATATTTGTGTAAATTCATTGCCTTAAAAAGGCATCTATTACCCAAATTTGAAAAATTCCACAAATGCACTATCCCCTTTCAGTGCAATCAATGTCACTTTAAACCATTATTTTAGCAGTCTACAGTGcaaatataaattctttatactGGCCTTTTGGCAGCACTGAGGATCCAAGACAAGGCAATGCTACTGATCACCTGAGGATAATGATAAAggacttttgtatttttattttcccaatttttaaaagcttatttgaTCAGTAGCATTTTTGTAAGAGCATTATTTGTAAAAAGTACTAAAATACTATGacttttttgaataaattaaaaaaaaaaccctttacaaATACCATTCCAGTGTCAATGACTACATATGGCTAAGGTCATTGAGGAGTTTCCGCATTTTCTAGCAAAGGCAGTCTGTATGACGGAGGGTGCGAAAGCTCCCGTTTATAAGTCTTTGGTGGCAGTTTTGGTAGGTGAGGGCTTGAATTCTGCCTTGGTGGAACAGGGGGAGCTTGAGGATGAGCAAGGTTGTTGTGACTAGAACTCAGCACGTAGCATCGACGTGGTACTCTCGGAGAGGGTGTGCTGGGAGGAGTATTTGGCGAATTTGGACAGGTACTAACGTCTCTGAACCAGTCTGGATCTCTGTGAAGATGTCCTAGTGGAGGTGGCTGAAGATTAAATGGACAGTTTATGAAGTGTTCTGGAGGCCGAAGGGGAACTGGTGGAGGGGTATCAGGAAGAGGATCTCTTGGCGGCGGTGGAGGTGGACTATGCAGAGGTCCATCAAATGTACCAGTAGGAGCAGGAACTCTGGGTTTTACCTTTGGAGGAGGAGGCTGTCTTGGTGGAATAGCAGGGGGGTCATCATCAGATTTCGtatttccctcaaaaaaaaaaaaaaaattaaatcacaccTCCATTCTCCTGAAAAATCTGTTAagctttaaaaactgaaaagttcTTGTTTAGTTAAATCCAAGAACTCAAAATAGGTTAATCTGATTTAATGATCAGATTCATGAGTAAAATACTCCCCGTTTAATTTGGTGCCtagtttaatattttcatatataagaTATTTTAATTGAAATCTTAGAACATAAAGCTTCAGGTTATctttcaaaaccttcaggttacCTTTCAAAAATTTACACATTTTAACTATAATAGGCAAGCGAGTGAAAGGAATACATAGCTTTGTACACATTAAAGGACACGATGTCAAGGGAACTCGATGTCCAGCTTCTGTTTCTGGCCATCTACTTCTACTTTTCCCAGTGAGGCTTACTgtggtggttctcaaagtgtgatccagggaccagcagcatcagtacTAGTAGggaacttgttttaaaaaatgcagattcctgggtcccACCCTAGAGAATGGGAAACTCCACAATCTGGTTTTAACAAgcctcccaggtgattctgatgccgCCTAAAGTTTGCAAAGTACTGGTTTAAAGTTTGAAGAATGCTTTGAATACTAaagtttttcccttttctatcAGAAAGGAAACATACTTGAGTATCTGTGAATCTGCCCAGccactttttagaaaaaaatattaatgagaaaTAAGCAGTTAAAgtatttttcaagtaaaaaaaacaaagtgtttAAAAATCATAAAGGGTAGCCAAATTATACTTGACAGACTTTTTATAAGAACaagaattattttgaagattCACAACTTGAAATAAGTTGAATAAGTTAAGGCAAACCTAAGTCCTGTTGACTACCTTGGCATTTGAAGCATCATGATCAAACTTTTTtcgaggaggaagaggaggaggaatcaGGGGCTCTTCACTTAGTTTGTGTAAACTACCACATGAACTGAAGAAAGACTCTGGGGGTAAAAAAGATTAGTTTAACCACAATTCACAGTGCAAATCATAAGACTTTATTTCAATCTGTTACCACGTCTGCAACAGCAAATGTCAGACTGTACTGTAGTTAACTGTTGGTTTACCTATACTCTCCATGAACTGTAAGCTTTTTGAGGgcaatgtgtatttatttttgtatccctAAGGACTAGCACAGTGGTACTGCCTGGCAGTTGGCAGATATAGCTCCATGAAAACATGCAATTTAAATAAGATTCATAATGAGATTCTGTTTCCTGAAAAGCCTTTTTAAAtctaaaacacacaaaacaaacaaatttataTAAACTGTAGTGACTTCCAGAGAAAGATCATACATAATCACAGAccttgtggtttttctttttttaaagatttatttgtcagagagagagatagcaagcagaggcagagggagaagcaggctccctgccaatcaaGAAGCTcgctgtgggacttgatcccaggattctgggatcataacctgagccgaaggcagccgcttaaccaactgagccacccaggctataACCTATACTTACGGACCAATTCTACTTGTTGACCAACACTTGTAATAAAAGCAGTGACCGTGTCTTGTTTCTCATTATATTAAGACTGGGTTCACAGAAACTAGTTGGGAAAGTTGATGAGTTTAATTTTACACACACGGAGTATGAACTCCTTATGTGATATCCAAGTAAAGATGTCAATCTTACTACTCCATGTAAAAAACTGCTGTCCTGATCTTGTGCCTCTGCAGTCACCTCATAGGTCCTGTCAGCTCAAGTATGCCGATGGGGTGTTAGTGGATGGTGTGTGGGTCTAGACTGAGCACTATCTGCTGTAGATATATTCCTTTTGCCTGACCAGCATCTTTTGCCCTTTCGGAGCAAACTACTCTTGGTGACAGTGATTCTATCCCATGTGGCTTAATCCCAACTCCAGTCAGacaaataacaagtgctggtgaggatgtgaagaaaagggaaccctcatatactgttgttgggaatgtaaattggtgcacccactgtggaaaacaatatggagtttcctcaaaaaatcaaaaaataggaataccatatgattttgtaATTCCACTACTATATAcccaaagaaaactaaaacactgaCTCAAAAAAGATGTATGCACCCCTATtgtcactgcagcattatttacaatagccgagATATgtaagcaacccaagtgttcaccAACAGATGAAGGACTAAAGAAGATATTGTCATCTGCAACtatatggatggacctaaagggtattagGCTAGATAGTGAAAGAcagatatcatatgattttacttatatgttaATTctgaacaacaaaacaaaacaaaaagaaacagactcataaatacagagaacaaactggtggctgccagagtgGAGGAGGATAAGGGGatggatgggtgaaataggtgaaggggattaagaggcacaaacttctagttataaagtaagtcagagaaataaaaggtacagcatagggagtATAGTtgataatattgtaataatatatGTGACAGAGTGACTACACTTTGGTGAACATTGAGTAATGGAGAGCactgtcaaatcactgtgttgtacatctaaaactaatataacattgtatgtcaactgtacttcagtaaaaatactttttaaaaaaatttatttttttaaaagtaagctctatgcccaacgtggggcttgaactcatgaccctaagatcaagagtcacgtgctctactcaccgagccagccaggcaccataATAATAAATacgttttaaaaagtaaaaaagaaaaaaaaaaaaaaaaaaaaaagaagtgggcaTAAGACTCACTTCTCACCTTCTTAACATGATCAGATTTTTGTCTACTTTTCTTTCATGCATGCAGCCCTTGCTTTTGCTTAGGGGAAAGCTGACCTTATCCCATAGCTCCAAGGATGGGGCCAGATTAGACCAGGTCAATCTCTGTAATCCATTCCTTCAGTCAGAGTGATGGATGTAGCTGTAGGCATGTGACCTAGTTCAGACCAGTAGAATGTGAAAGATCTGCTAGGGGCTACTGAAAAGAAAGTTCCTTGCCCTTCTGGAAAGACACTCTGCCAGTCTGTTCTatacctttctctttcctttttacctAACTGAACAAAAAAAGCACACAACCATTATTGTTCCTGCCACCACTCTTATGACATTGAGGGAAAACAGCCTTAGGTAACACTGATAATTTGAACAAAACACTTAAGAGTCGAAAAGAAACCTGGTCTTGATAACATCACTGAGCCACTGATTTCAACAAGTCTTAAAGCAGCCTTCCTCTAGACTTCCGATTATGTGAGTCAGaatgcttttttgttgtttaagtcaGAGTTAGGTGAGTCTTCTCTTCCTTACAGAAATACACACTCATGGAAGCAGAAATATCTGAATGATGGTGGAAAAACTGTGAGACTTTTTGGAATACAGGTCCGACCTACAGTCGACCACTTAACCACTATGTTCTATTTCtccatagtaggcactcaataaccCTTGATGAAATGtgaacttaattttattttctatcaagAGCACCTCCCTATAAGATCAGTTTTTGTGAGCATTTTAAATAGCTTCAATGTTCCAAACTAATGAATGTAGAAAAAATTACCAAGTGTCTTCTGTAATGTTAGTCAGCTATGTAAgtgactttcaattttttgacatccatccatccatttttccaaaaaatacttATTGCATAACTGCTATAGTGTCAGGTGCTATTCTAGACAGTAGAGCAATGTAGTCGTGAACAACAACAGACAAAAATTCATGTCCTTATGGAGCTTATAGTCTAGGTTAGGGAGAGAGAATGCA contains these protein-coding regions:
- the VCPKMT gene encoding protein N-lysine methyltransferase METTL21D, with the translated sequence MAATLESAEDSLRNFVRVLEKRDGTVLRLQQYGSGGVGCVVWDAAIVLSKYLETPGFSGDGAHALSRRSVLELGSGTGAVGLMAATLGADVVVTDLEELQDLLKMNINMNKHLVTGSVQAKVLKWGEEIEDFPSPPDYILMADCIYYEESLEPLLKTLKDLSGFETCIICCYEQRTMGKNPEIEKKYFELLQLDFDFEKIPLEKHDEEYRSEDIHILYIRKKKSTSLS